The following are encoded together in the Zingiber officinale cultivar Zhangliang chromosome 8A, Zo_v1.1, whole genome shotgun sequence genome:
- the LOC122007947 gene encoding probable galacturonosyltransferase 12 → MQLHISPSMRQVTVLPGKGVREFIKVKVASRRLSYKMVIYSLLFMTFMFRFIFVLTAMDSIEGDTQCSSLGCIGKRLAPRMWRLESARVPEEMYEVFEETEIEQPKPGSDVPQTLEDFVAEMKSERSDAKAFALRLKEMVLVMEQRTRVAKIQEYLYRHVASSSIPKPLYCFALRLAQEHSTNAAARLQLPAPELVPALVDPSLYHFVLASDNVLAAAVVSASLVANALHPASVVLHVITDRKTYAPMQAWFALHSLAPAVVEVKALHHFDWFARGRVPVMEAMEKDRAARSQFRGGSSAIVANVSEKPVVVAAKLQALSPKYHSVMNHIRIHLPELFPSLNKVVFLDDDVVVQADLSPLWDIDLQGKVNGAVETCRGADKFVMSKRLKNYLNFSHPLISSNFEPYECAWAYGMNIFDLDAWRKTNISLTYYHWLQKNLESDLSLWQLGTLPPGLIAFHGHVHGIDPYWHMLGLGYQENTTVAEAEKVAVIHFNGRAKPWLDIAFPEIRPLWTKYLDFSDKFIRGCNIRE, encoded by the exons ATGCAGCTCCACATATCGCCGAGCATGAGGCAGGTGACGGTGTTGCCGGGGAAGGGGGTGAGGGAGTTCATCAAAGTGAAGGTTGCGTCCAGGAGGCTTTCTTACAAGATGGTCATCTATTCCCTGCTCTTCATGACCTTCATGTTCAGGTTCATTTTTGTTTTGACTGCAATGGACTCCATCGAAGGAGACACCCAGTGTTCTTCTCTAG GATGCATAGGCAAGAGGTTGGCTCCAAGAATGTGGAGGTTAGAGTCGGCG agagtTCCAGAGGAGATGTACGAAGTGTTCGAAGAAACAGAGATCGAGCAACCAAAGCCTGGCTCGGATGTCCCTCAGACTTTGGAGGATTTCGTCGCAGAGATGAAGAGCGAGCGATCAGATGCGAAAGCATTCGCCTTGAGACTCAAAGAGATG GTGTTAGTGATGGAGCAGAGGACCCGGGTGGCCAAGATACAGGAGTACCTGTACCGCCACGTGGCGTCCAGCAGCATCCCCAAGCCGCTCTACTGCTTCGCCCTGCGCCTGGCCCAGGAGCATTCCACCAACGCCGCTGCCCGCCTGCAGCTTCCGGCGCCAGAGCTGGTGCCCGCCCTGGTGGATCCATCGCTCTACCACTTCGTCCTCGCCTCCGACAACGTCCTCGCCGCCGCAGTGGTGTCCGCCTCCCTGGTGGCCAACGCCCTCCACCCGGCCTCCGTGGTGCTCCACGTCATCACCGACCGCAAGACGTACGCGCCGATGCAGGCGTGGTTCGCGCTCCACTCGCTGGCGCCCGCCGTGGTGGAAGTGAAAGCGCTGCACCATTTCGACTGGTTCGCTCGGGGACGGGTGCCGGTGATGGAGGCCATGGAGAAGGACCGGGCCGCCAGGTCGCAGTTCCGTGGAGGCTCCTCGGCCATCGTCGCCAACGTCAGCGAGAAGCCCGTGGTTGTGGCAGCCAAGCTGCAGGCCTTGAGCCCCAAATACCACTCTGTCATGAACCATATCAGGATCCACTTACCTGAG CTGTTTCCGAGCCTCAACAAGGTAGTCTTTCTAGACGATGACGTTGTTGTCCAAGCTGATCTTTCACCCTTATGGGACATTGATCTTCAAGGCAAGGTAAATGGAGCAGTGGAGACGTGCAGAGGCGCGGATAAATTCGTCATGTCAAAGAGATTGAAGAACTACTTGAATTTCTCTCACCCCCTGATATCTTCAAACTTCGAACCCTACGAGTGTGCTTGGGCTTATGGCATGAATATTTTTGATCTGGACGCATGGAGGAAGACAAACATTAGTCTTACTTATTACCATTGGCTGCAAAAG AATCTGGAATCAGATTTGAGTCTATGGCAATTAGGGACTCTGCCTCCAGGTTTAATAGCGTTCCATGGTCATGTTCATGGCATTGATCCCTACTGGCACATGTTGGGTCTGGGCTACCAAGAAAACACCACCGTAGCAGAAGCAGAGAAAGTGGCTGTGATCCATTTCAATGGCAGAGCCAAGCCGTGGCTGGACATTGCATTTCCAGAGATCAGGCCACTGTGGACCAAGTACCTTGACTTCTCAGACAAATTTATCAGAGGTTGTAACATAAGAGAATAA
- the LOC122008212 gene encoding uncharacterized protein LOC122008212 yields MAASSSSLLLKLLSSQIPSPSLPHAFHSQLPASLKTTASPSPRSLVLCSASSSAHRDLAPSATRSHCKPPDSREEAISQAKLCLSSVLQKHLNNSPSLPTRKLKKPRQPRYRVEIPVVDSSPASLVPLALDVFSDLPLQKKKQGGKPRVLLLWPSPAAAESARQAFGSVDHSDWDSVASHTFASADLAVFLAPEVSRLREMRTAANALYPKPLVLFNPGWGFDEEKDFDREIEGFVGSFAVVYSFMGLEVRGVLSRRRGLVLKCARDGVVSGEEWMVMVEQEGEELKTVTSFKKRPSIVEVENVLYNLMAANSPVTKSVKFISDLVSNVTGRKASK; encoded by the coding sequence ATGGCCGCTTCCAGCTCCAGTCTCCTCCTCAAGCTCCTCTCTTCACAGATCCCATCACCTTCTCTTCCTCATGCCTTCCACAGCCAACTTCCTGCATCTCTCAAGACCACCGCCTCCCCTTCTCCACGATCGCTCGTACTCTGCTCCGCTTCTTCTTCAGCTCATCGCGACCTCGCCCCTTCCGCCACCCGTTCTCACTGCAAACCCCCCGATTCCCGAGAAGAAGCCATCTCCCAGGCCAAGCTCTGTCTCTCCTCCGTCCTGCAGAAGCACCTCAATAACTCGCCCTCGCTCCCCACCCGGAAGCTCAAGAAACCCAGGCAGCCACGGTACCGCGTCGAGATCCCCGTCGTCGACTCCTCTCCCGCTTCCCTCGTCCCCCTCGCCCTCGACGTCTTCTCCGACCTTCCCCTCCAAAAAAAGAAGCAGGGCGGCAAGCCCAGGGTGCTGCTCCTGTGGCCGTCGCCCGCGGCGGCTGAGTCAGCTCGTCAGGCCTTCGGCTCGGTCGACCACTCGGATTGGGACTCGGTCGCCTCACACACGTTCGCCTCCGCGGACTTGGCCGTCTTCCTGGCGCCGGAGGTGTCGCGGCTGCGTGAGATGAGGACGGCGGCCAACGCTTTGTACCCAAAGCCGCTAGTGCTCTTCAACCCTGGTTGGGGATTTGATGAGGAGAAGGACTTCGACAGGGAGATTGAGGGCTTCGTCGGCTCCTTCGCCGTGGTGTACTCGTTCATGGGGTTGGAAGTGAGAGGGGTGCTCAGCAGGAGGAGGGGATTGGTGCTGAAGTGCGCGAGGGATGGGGTGGTGAGTGGAGAGGAGTGGATGGTCATGGTTGAACAGGAGGGAGAGGAGTTGAAGACGGTTACTAGCTTCAAGAAAAGGCCGTCCATTGTCGAGGTGGAGAACGTACTGTACAATCTCATGGCCGCGAATTCGCCGGTGACCAAGTCAGTCAAGTTCATTAGCGACCTCGTCTCCAATGTCACCGGAAGGAAGGCGAGCAAGTAA
- the LOC122012598 gene encoding probable indole-3-acetic acid-amido synthetase GH3.1, which translates to MPEAPKLPPPATLPRVEGDAAPEDHRKALEFIEDVTANADGVQRRVLLEILSQNAPAKYLHRHGLSGRFASDPEAFKRLIPLVTYEEIQPDILRIAQGDTSHILCGRPISEFLTSSGTSGGERKLMPTIEEELDRRSLLYSLLMPVMSQFVRGLDKGRGMYLLFVKSEARTPGGLVARPVLTSYYKSRHFLNRPADPYNLYTSPNEAILCQDSYQSMYAQLLCGLLHRSDVLRVGAVFASGFIRAIRFLEKHWSRLCRDIRTGELDHEITDRAVREAVGRVLRPEAELADLIEAECSRKSWQGIIPRLWPNTKYVDVIVTGAMAQYIPTLDFYSNGLPLTCTMYASSECYFGLNLQPLSKPDDVAYTLIPTMAYFEFLPVPSASCCKSTDFDHRDLVDLVDVKLGQEYELVVTTFAGLYRYRVGDVLRVAGFKNKAPQFKFIRRKNVALSIDSDKTDEVELHAAVSAAVSHLEPFGASLVEYTSYADTRSIPGHYVLYWELREEPGTTTVPASVFEDCCLAVEERLNSVYRQGRVCDKSIGPLEIRMVEEGTFDKMMDFALSQGASINQYKAPRCVRAGPVVELLDARVRSNFFSPKCPKWAPGNKKWSKLLDAAN; encoded by the exons ATGCCGGAAGCACCAAAACTACCGCCGCCGGCCACTCTCCCTCGAGTAGAAGGCGATGCCGCACCCGAGGATCACCGGAAGGCCCTCGAGTTCATCGAGGATGTGACGGCAAACGCCGACGGAGTTCAACGGCGCGTGCTCCTCGAGATCCTCTCGCAAAACGCTCCCGCCAAGTATTTGCACCGGCACGGGCTGTCCGGGCGCTTCGCCTCCGACCCCGAGGCCTTCAAGCGCCTCATCCCGCTCGTCACCTACGAAGAAATCCAACCCGACATTCTCCGCATCGCCCAGGGAGACACCTCCCACATCCTCTGCGGCCGTCCAATCTCAGAATTCCTCACAAG CTCGGGAACATCCGGCGGCGAGCGGAAGTTGATGCCGACGATAGAGGAGGAGCTGGACCGGCGGTCGCTTCTATATAGCCTGCTAATGCCGGTGATGAGCCAATTCGTGAGGGGCCTCGACAAGGGCAGGGGAATGTACCTGCTGTTCGTGAAGTCGGAGGCGCGCACTCCCGGCGGCCTCGTCGCACGCCCCGTTCTAACAAGCTACTACAAGAGCCGTCACTTCCTCAATCGCCCCGCCGATCCGTACAACTTGTACACCAGCCCCAACGAGGCCATCCTCTGCCAGGACTCCTACCAGAGCATGTACGCCCAACTCCTCTGCGGCCTCCTCCACCGATCCGACGTCCTCCGCGTCGGCGCCGTCTTCGCCTCCGGCTTCATCCGCGCCATCCGCTTCCTCGAAAAGCACTGGTCGCGCCTCTGCCGCGACATCCGCACCGGCGAACTCGACCACGAGATCACGGACCGGGCGGTGCGAGAAGCCGTGGGGCGCGTGCTGCGCCCTGAGGCTGAGCTGGCTGACCTGATCGAGGCGGAGTGCAGCAGGAAATCCTGGCAAGGAATCATTCCAAGGCTGTGGCCAAACACCAAGTACGTGGACGTCATCGTCACCGGCGCCATGGCCCAGTACATCCCCACGCTCGACTTCTACAGCAACGGCCTGCCGCTGACGTGCACCATGTACGCCTCCTCCGAGTGCTACTTCGGCCTCAATTTGCAACCTTTGAGCAAACCCGATGACGTTGCCTACACCTTGATCCCCACCATGGCCTACTTCGAATTCCTCCCCGTTCCAAGTGCCAGCTGCTGTAAAAGTACCGACTTTGATCACCGAGATTTGGTCGACTTGGTCGACGTCAAGCTCGGGCAAGAGTACGAGCTCGTCGTCACCACTTTCGCTG GTTTGTACCGTTACCGCGTGGGCGACGTTCTGAGGGTGGCGGGATTCAAGAACAAGGCGCCGCAGTTCAAGTTCATACGGCGGAAGAACGTGGCGCTGAGTATCGACTCGGACAAGACGGACGAGGTGGAGCTGCACGCGGCGGTGAGCGCCGCGGTGAGCCACTTGGAGCCGTTCGGGGCGTCGCTGGTGGAGTACACGAGCTACGCGGACACGCGCAGCATCCCGGGGCACTACGTGCTTTACTGGGAATTGCGGGAGGAACCGGGGACCACGACTGTGCCGGCGTCAGTATTCGAGGACTGCTGCCTAGCGGTGGAAGAGAGGCTGAACAGCGTGTACCGGCAGGGGCGGGTGTGCGACAAGTCGATAGGGCCGCTGGAAATCCGGATGGTGGAGGAGGGTACCTTCGACAAGATGATGGACTTCGCGCTGAGCCAGGGAGCGTCCATCAACCAGTACAAGGCACCGAGGTGCGTACGGGCGGGGCCAGTAGTGGAGCTTCTGGACGCGAGGGTGCGCTCCAACTTCTTCAGCCCCAAGTGCCCCAAGTGGGCGCCGGGCAACAAGAAGTGGAGCAAGCTCCTCGACGCTGCAAATTGA
- the LOC122012195 gene encoding F-box/LRR-repeat protein At3g48880-like isoform X2 produces MATGKRAAGRENPNGRRWEDLNPELLVTIFQRLGVADLIAGVPFVCSSWRAATLDPLCWLELDFRDWIRIFQQIGVSPSCDLRSVFSHILRFAVARSRHLLKCIYFPSFVFDEDLFNVATSCPRLEYFDFPNGDSAMDAELFYNAITRLKFLRGMKVNERFIEFDVLQHVNQCCVHLTDLGVFSHGMDARMASIICESLPSIRKLEITDPALSSQAIIVFLDGLKELEHFDISGYKNSPITDVVLKKALRLKNFIWNSGIELGEFIDCSFCGPNIVMKESCRTSKSIFQSVEDVSSLFEFHELVDLREKHCIPQKSCKCLGLLDCSEDYSLHKPCMCMLKEKVMEWLTEVKNPS; encoded by the exons ATGGCCACCGGAAAAAGAGCAGCGGGACGAGAGAACCCAAATGGAAGGCGGTGGGAGGACCTCAACCCGGAGTTACTGGTGACGATCTTTCAGAGGTTAGGGGTGGCCGATCTCATCGCCGGCGTTCCCTTCGTTTGCTCTTCTTGGCGCGCCGCTACGCTCGATCCCCTCTGCTGGCTGGAGCTCGACTTTCGCGACTGGATCCGTATCTTCCAGCAAATAGGTGTCTCTCCGTCCTGCGATCTCAGATCTGTCTTCAGCCACATCCTCCGATTTGCTGTCGCTCGCAGCCGTCATCTccttaaatgtatatattttCCTTCCTTCGTCTTCGACGAGGATTTATTCAATGTCGCCACAAG TTGTCCAAGATTGGAATATTTCGACTTCCCAAACGGTGATTCAGCAATGGATGCTGAATTATTCTACAACGCTATCACCCGACTCAAGTTCCTAAGAGGCATGAAGGTGAACGAGCGCTTCATAGAGTTTGATGTGCTTCAACATGTTAATCAGTGCTGCGTTCACTTGACAGACCTGGGAGTCTTTTCTCATGGCATGGATGCGCGCATGGCGTCCATTATTTGCGAGTCTCTTCCATCTATTCGTAAGCTTGAGATTACAGATCCTGCGCTCTCATCACAAGCAATCATTGTGTTTCTAGACGGATTGAAGGAACTCGAGCATTTTGATATCTCTGGATATAAGAATTCTCCGATCACTGATGTGGTTCTTAAGAAGGCTTTACGTCTAAAAAATTTCATATGGAACTCAGGAATTGAGTTGGGTGAATTTATTGACTGCAGTTTTTGTGGCCCAAATATAGTTATGAAGGAATCCTGCAGGACTTCCAAATCAATATTTCAGAGTGTTGAAGATGTGAGTTCCCTGTTTGAGTTCCATGAATTGGTGGATCTCCGAGAAAAGCACTGCATACCTCAGAAATCTTGCAAATGTTTGGGTCTTCTAGACTGCAGTGAGGACTATTCACTGCATAAACCCTGCAtgtgcatgcttaaagaaaaggtGATGGAGTG GTTGACAGAAGTTAAAAACCCTTCTTAA
- the LOC122012195 gene encoding F-box/LRR-repeat protein At3g48880-like isoform X1, which produces MATGKRAAGRENPNGRRWEDLNPELLVTIFQRLGVADLIAGVPFVCSSWRAATLDPLCWLELDFRDWIRIFQQIGVSPSCDLRSVFSHILRFAVARSRHLLKCIYFPSFVFDEDLFNVATSCPRLEYFDFPNGDSAMDAELFYNAITRLKFLRGMKVNERFIEFDVLQHVNQCCVHLTDLGVFSHGMDARMASIICESLPSIRKLEITDPALSSQAIIVFLDGLKELEHFDISGYKNSPITDVVLKKALRLKNFIWNSGIELGEFIDCSFCGPNIVMKESCRTSKSIFQSVEDVSSLFEFHELVDLREKHCIPQKSCKCLGLLDCSEDYSLHKPCMCMLKEKVMEWLTGKFPVQSQMFGYFPGSVLIVLMFSVTSQMFLKYSRFSPNCFNVLGCILNIFEKISSSVLIVLTFSIASQIFLKKSQFNPSIYFIIKSNRRCSRATHT; this is translated from the exons ATGGCCACCGGAAAAAGAGCAGCGGGACGAGAGAACCCAAATGGAAGGCGGTGGGAGGACCTCAACCCGGAGTTACTGGTGACGATCTTTCAGAGGTTAGGGGTGGCCGATCTCATCGCCGGCGTTCCCTTCGTTTGCTCTTCTTGGCGCGCCGCTACGCTCGATCCCCTCTGCTGGCTGGAGCTCGACTTTCGCGACTGGATCCGTATCTTCCAGCAAATAGGTGTCTCTCCGTCCTGCGATCTCAGATCTGTCTTCAGCCACATCCTCCGATTTGCTGTCGCTCGCAGCCGTCATCTccttaaatgtatatattttCCTTCCTTCGTCTTCGACGAGGATTTATTCAATGTCGCCACAAG TTGTCCAAGATTGGAATATTTCGACTTCCCAAACGGTGATTCAGCAATGGATGCTGAATTATTCTACAACGCTATCACCCGACTCAAGTTCCTAAGAGGCATGAAGGTGAACGAGCGCTTCATAGAGTTTGATGTGCTTCAACATGTTAATCAGTGCTGCGTTCACTTGACAGACCTGGGAGTCTTTTCTCATGGCATGGATGCGCGCATGGCGTCCATTATTTGCGAGTCTCTTCCATCTATTCGTAAGCTTGAGATTACAGATCCTGCGCTCTCATCACAAGCAATCATTGTGTTTCTAGACGGATTGAAGGAACTCGAGCATTTTGATATCTCTGGATATAAGAATTCTCCGATCACTGATGTGGTTCTTAAGAAGGCTTTACGTCTAAAAAATTTCATATGGAACTCAGGAATTGAGTTGGGTGAATTTATTGACTGCAGTTTTTGTGGCCCAAATATAGTTATGAAGGAATCCTGCAGGACTTCCAAATCAATATTTCAGAGTGTTGAAGATGTGAGTTCCCTGTTTGAGTTCCATGAATTGGTGGATCTCCGAGAAAAGCACTGCATACCTCAGAAATCTTGCAAATGTTTGGGTCTTCTAGACTGCAGTGAGGACTATTCACTGCATAAACCCTGCAtgtgcatgcttaaagaaaaggtGATGGAGTGGTTGACGGGAAAATTCCCGGTTCAGTCCCAAATGTTTGGGTACTTTCCCGGTTCAGTCCTAATTGTTTTAATGTTCTCGGTTACATcccaaatgtttttaaaatattcccGGTTCAGTCCTAATTGTTTTAATGTTCTCGGTTGCatcctaaatatttttgaaaaaatttccagTTCAGTCCTAATTGTTTTAACATTCTCGATTGCatcccaaatatttttaaaaaaatcccagTTCAATCCTtccatttatttcattattaaaagtaacagAAGATGTTCACGTGCAACTCACACATAA
- the LOC122008213 gene encoding cysteine-rich repeat secretory protein 38-like yields the protein MHSPASSTLYVLCSALFIHAALTTAVDPLHAVCSTSKNYTSHGAFSNSLHQMMFLLATKAAPIGFALGSVGHGDSRVNGLALCRGDVRSSACAACIRSAGARVRDLCPRNNEAIIWFDECMLRYSDTEFFGDVDYDHSFSLFDPRNTFNTGNVSDAKAFYGKVEFLLERLKNKTYISPLLFANQELEIGESRNLYGVAQCTKDISGGDCKKCLEAAINKLRCCCRARRGGRVVGGSCNMRYQLYPFLDDA from the coding sequence ATGCATTCCCCTGCATCATCTACTCTTTACGTCCTCTGCTCCGCTCTCTTTATCCACGCAGCTCTGACCACTGCCGTCGATCCTCTTCATGCTGTGTGCTCCACCTCCAAAAACTACACATCACATGGCGCTTTCAGCAACAGCTTGCATCAGATGATGTTCCTGCTCGCAACAAAAGCGGCACCGATCGGGTTCGCACTCGGCTCCGTCGGGCACGGCGACAGCCGAGTGAACGGCCTGGCGCTGTGCCGCGGCGACGTCCGAAGCTCAGCATGCGCCGCGTGCATCCGCTCTGCCGGCGCCCGAGTCCGCGACCTCTGCCCTCGCAACAACGAAGCCATCATTTGGTTCGACGAGTGCATGCTGCGGTACTCGGACACGGAATTCTTCGGCGACGTCGACTACGACCACAGCTTCTCCTTGTTCgatcctaggaacacgtttaacaCTGGGAATGTTTCAGACGCGAAGGCGTTCTACGGAAAGGTGGAGTTCTTGTTGGAACGGCTGAAAAACAAGACCTACATCTCGCCGTTGCTTTTCGCAAACCAAGAATTGGAGATAGGAGAGTCGAGGAATCTGTATGGAGTAGCTCAGTGCACGAAAGATATATCCGGTGGTGACTGCAAGAAGTGTCTGGAAGCCGCCATTAACAAGCTTCGCTGCTGTTGCAGGGCGCGACGAGGGGGAAGGGTAGTAGGTGGCAGCTGTAACATGCGATACCAGTTGTACCCTTTCTTAGATGATGCCTAG
- the LOC122012195 gene encoding F-box/LRR-repeat protein At3g48880-like isoform X3, giving the protein MATGKRAAGRENPNGRRWEDLNPELLVTIFQRLGVADLIAGVPFVCSSWRAATLDPLCWLELDFRDWIRIFQQIGVSPSCDLRSVFSHILRFAVARSRHLLKCIYFPSFVFDEDLFNVATSCPRLEYFDFPNGDSAMDAELFYNAITRLKFLRGMKTWESFLMAWMRAWRPLFASLFHLFVSLRLQILRSHHKQSLCF; this is encoded by the exons ATGGCCACCGGAAAAAGAGCAGCGGGACGAGAGAACCCAAATGGAAGGCGGTGGGAGGACCTCAACCCGGAGTTACTGGTGACGATCTTTCAGAGGTTAGGGGTGGCCGATCTCATCGCCGGCGTTCCCTTCGTTTGCTCTTCTTGGCGCGCCGCTACGCTCGATCCCCTCTGCTGGCTGGAGCTCGACTTTCGCGACTGGATCCGTATCTTCCAGCAAATAGGTGTCTCTCCGTCCTGCGATCTCAGATCTGTCTTCAGCCACATCCTCCGATTTGCTGTCGCTCGCAGCCGTCATCTccttaaatgtatatattttCCTTCCTTCGTCTTCGACGAGGATTTATTCAATGTCGCCACAAG TTGTCCAAGATTGGAATATTTCGACTTCCCAAACGGTGATTCAGCAATGGATGCTGAATTATTCTACAACGCTATCACCCGACTCAAGTTCCTAAGAGGCATGAAG ACCTGGGAGTCTTTTCTCATGGCATGGATGCGCGCATGGCGTCCATTATTTGCGAGTCTCTTCCATCTATTCGTAAGCTTGAGATTACAGATCCTGCGCTCTCATCACAAGCAATCATTGTGTTTCTAG